ttgtgagtttaaggccagcctgctctatgtaGTGAAACCCAGGACAGTAggggccatacagagaaaccctgtctcaaaaattccaaaataaatttcaatacTTACCACCAAATCTAAATAATTGAACGTCACAATTTCTATACCATTGACCATTCTCCAAATTTACTTAGACACAGTcccaaacttatttttattactggTTCTCTCTTGCatacaatattttgtttttctagaccttCCCATCTTATATATTACAAATGTTGTACTTATGATTATAACTTCTGCTGGAGTGTGCTGAGACCTCTAACACACTTGCTTTCTATGTGACAAGTGTGAAGACCTCAGACTCACATCAGGTCTTCTTCATGTTGTGTCTGACCATTTTTCACTGTGAGTCATATTTTACAGAAATACACCACCTCTTCCTAAAATCCTTCTATTCAAGaacctttatttcatttttatctgtgAAAATGCTACCCTCAAAATTAACCTCAGAAGTTAATTCTCCAaaatttgttgtatttttaaactGCATTCAATAGATGTATATTAATTGGAATTCTTCTAGTGGCCTTATCACTAAACTGCTGATTATTTCAAAGAAATCTATTGTTCTTTTATAGATTCCTATCCTTGCAATCTGTAGAGTACCTACAAAAGTTTCATCACACTGAAAGTTTTAGTGATTATAATTTCTACATAAATGTAGCTCTAACTGAATAGTTcggaattttaaaatgaagtaaagcATAACCTATGACTTTTTACTTGAGTTCTTAAAATCTGGATGTTTGGAGATATGACAAACATGTAATTATGTAATATTTCAATTGTTTCTTAGTGCTTGGAATAAGAATCTGTCATTAGCTGCAGACGTTTAGTGTACTGAAAATGCACAGACaagaaagtaaaacagaaagGATGAATAATGAAGTTTTCTATGAAACTATTAAATTTATCCTCATTTTACTTACAAAAGACTATCTACAAATAACATTAAAGACATTATTAAAATAGACTTCacagaatctctgtgaattttacAAACAATAAATACATCCCATAGCCAGCAAAGAAAAACCTGAAAGAGTTTGTATCTCTCAAAATGATTttctaacaaaaaaaatcataatatttcataaatatagaTGTTGTGGTAAGGAGGTTTCCTGTCAACTTCTGTGGTGTTCAAAAATGaatggattttaatttttattaattaatttactagGACGGCTTTAAAATGGTAtatccatgtaagataaaacaaaaaaaaatttaaatcaataaGATTGTTACAATTACTGTCACTACAACTCTATATAAAGCATAAATGCTCTTCAAATGAACTATTCTTTAAACAGGAGCAGAATTCGCTGTGCTTGTGGTAGTGCTCTATGGTTAGGTCCCCCATGAGAGCTCATGAATTGAgccatttgcttttatttatactgaaaacaagagcaaaatattctaaaaatcaTCTCATagcatatataaaaatttagCCAACTTTGAAAATTGACAGTCAGAAGTAACTAAACAAatacttgaaattttaaaattaaaattttaaaaataaaaataagctttatGATCCACCTTGTGCACCATGGATGCACACAATGAACGACTTAACTAATAAGTCTTGATTTAAATCTGAGTAATGAGGATGCAGATACTTGACATGATGAAGAAACAAACGATGATGTATGCCTTGCAAGAGACGAGCAAATATGCAGAAAAGAAGGTTTTAAgtgtcattatttttttctaaaacagaaaggCGCATTGCACGTGTATTTAATTTTGGAATacaaaatagaaaccaaagtcTCCCAGAATTCAGAGAAGTAAATACTTCAGTGTCAGAACTGGGAATAACTTTCACTGTACACTAGAGTCAATTCTTCTGCATTTTGAATGTGAATATATTTCCTGTATAAACAAGGAGTCAAATAAAGGATTTAATTCCTGATAgaaccatatttttaaataatactaaTTATCACAAAAATGGCAAGTACAATCCTACAAATAAGGTTTTCAAAAAACTGCTAAACAGATATGgttggaaaataaaaattcttgcAATAAGAAACTGAGATAATTCAACTTGTAAAAATATTAAACCAAAAATGTTGAAACCCATGTTGTGGTAAAATATGTGCAATACAAAGAAGGAGTAATAGGTCAGCATATACATTTAAATTAGTTTACAGTAGGATTTATAAAGGTGGATAAGCGTTGGAACTCATTAGGAGTGCTTGCCTCCTATGCTTAGGAACCAGACCTCTAAGAGGTCTGGGCACTGAGAAACAAACTAGATATGCAAACACTTAATTTTGGAAATCCGCTAGGTAAAGAACGTAAAGATATTATTCATATTAGCACATTTTTATCAATATTATAGACCAACATAAATTACCAAGTTTATGAAAGAGAAACCCAAACTGGCCTGAAATTCCCTGTGTAAACCAGATTGGACTAAAAATTGAatatcttcctgcttcagcctcccggGTGTTGTGATTAATAGATTACATCATGAAAAACAGCTAAACTATTTTTTGCATGcctgaagagaaaaatatttaagactcACGTTGTCTGTAGAGCTGGGACCCTGAGGTAGGCTGGGACTGAAGGCCATGAGGTCGGTCTTAGGAGGACCCTCTCCAGAGCACACCCTCTGTCGCCTCTGCTGCGAGTACGACCAGCTCCCCACCGCGCTGGAGCACACCAGCATGGGCTTCCCAGGAGCACAGACTCCATCAGTGGGCGTCGCCGAGCAGCGCAGCGCGGTGTACAGCAGCAGGGTGAGCACCAACAGGCTGGACACCGCGCAAATGGCAATGATCAGGTACACGTTGACATCCACTATCCCCTGATTCACTCTGGAGGCTCCAGCTGACACCTTAGATAAGACCTTCTGTGTTTggccactgtctaccagagaaaGCAACACCGTGGCTGTGGCGGTCAGAGAAGGTTCTCCATGATCCTTCACCAACACTAACAAGCATTGCCGCAATGCATCTGTCTCTTCCAGTGCACGTGTCGTGCTGATTTCTCCTGTGTACAGGCCGACACGGAAGGGACTACGAACTCCACCCGCAGCCGGCTGCAGCTCATAGGACAACCAGGCATTGTAGCCAGAGTCCTCATCTACTGCCCGTACTTTCGCCACAACCTGGCCAGGCACCAAAGCCCGAGATACTACCTCATTTATTGTGCCACCAGCCCGGTTAGCCAAAGGCCCCAGCAGTGTGGGCGCATTGTCATTCTCATCCAGCACAAACACCTGCAGAGTCACATTGCTGCCCAGGGCAGGCACACCAGCATCCCGCGCGCTCACCTGGAACTGCAGCAGCTCCAGCTCCTCATGGTCCAGAGGCTGCAGTGCGAACACCTTGCCACTCTCCGCGTGCACAGACACATAGCTCGACAGCAAGCGCTCGCCCACCCTCCGCTCCACCAGCGAGTAGGACACCAGTGCATTCTCCTGCGCGTCTGCATCCACCGCTGACACTGTGAAGATGTGCGTGCCAGGCGGGTTGTTCTCCTTCACAAACACCGTGTATTCGGGCTGCGCGAATGCAGGAGCGTTGTCGTTCACGTCAGCCACCTCCACGGACACACTGGCCGTGGCCCATAGGGAGGGCGAGCCACCGTCGCGGGCGGTCACAACCACATCGTAATTAGCAATGGTCTCTCGGTCCAGAGCACTGTCCAGCACGAGAGAATAGTAATTCTTAAAAGTGGACACTAGCTTGAAGGGAATGTGAGGAGTCAGGGAGCAGGTCACCTGCCCGTTGGCATCAGAATCACGGTCAAATACGCTAATTAAAGTGATGACTCTTCCAGGTTGACTGTCTTCAGGTACAGGGAGAGACAAGGAACTAACAGTCAACTGTGGAGCATTGTCATTAACATCTACAACTTCCACAAGAACAGTACAGTGTCCAGGCAGTTGTGGGAAGCCCTTATCACGTGCCTCTAGTGGAATCTTGTAAGCTTTATTCTCTTCGAAATCAATAATTCCGATAACTGTAATCTCCCCACTCACAGCATCCATGTGAAACTTGGATTTTATATCTGAAGAAACATCACTCGAAAATGAATACATAACGTCCCCATTCACGCCTTCGTCCAAATCTGAGGCATTGACTTTGATCACCAATGTTCCGTTTGGGACGTTTTCTGGTAATTTCACGGTATAGAGAGATCTGTCAAAAACCGGAGCATTGTCATTGACATCCAGCACTGTGATGAGTAACTGAACGGTGCCGGTCAGCTCCGGTTTGCCTCCGTCGGTGGCCGTGAGCAATA
This DNA window, taken from Arvicanthis niloticus isolate mArvNil1 chromosome 14, mArvNil1.pat.X, whole genome shotgun sequence, encodes the following:
- the LOC117719719 gene encoding protocadherin alpha-7 isoform X13; the protein is MVNLRGYNWKSHLLLLIILAAWEAGNSQLHYSVSEEAKHGTFVGRIAQDLGLELAELVPRLFRVASKDRGDLLEVNLQNGILFVNSRIDREELCGRSVECSIHLEVIVDRPLQVFHVEVEVRDINDNPPMFPATQKTLFILESRLLDSRFPLEGASDADVGSNALLTYRLSTNEHFSLDVPPNHEQVKPLGLVLRKPLDREEAAEMRLLLTATDGGKPELTGTVQLLITVLDVNDNAPVFDRSLYTVKLPENVPNGTLVIKVNASDLDEGVNGDVMYSFSSDVSSDIKSKFHMDAVSGEITVIGIIDFEENKAYKIPLEARDKGFPQLPGHCTVLVEVVDVNDNAPQLTVSSLSLPVPEDSQPGRVITLISVFDRDSDANGQVTCSLTPHIPFKLVSTFKNYYSLVLDSALDRETIANYDVVVTARDGGSPSLWATASVSVEVADVNDNAPAFAQPEYTVFVKENNPPGTHIFTVSAVDADAQENALVSYSLVERRVGERLLSSYVSVHAESGKVFALQPLDHEELELLQFQVSARDAGVPALGSNVTLQVFVLDENDNAPTLLGPLANRAGGTINEVVSRALVPGQVVAKVRAVDEDSGYNAWLSYELQPAAGGVRSPFRVGLYTGEISTTRALEETDALRQCLLVLVKDHGEPSLTATATVLLSLVDSGQTQKVLSKVSAGASRVNQGIVDVNVYLIIAICAVSSLLVLTLLLYTALRCSATPTDGVCAPGKPMLVCSSAVGSWSYSQQRRQRVCSGEGPPKTDLMAFSPSLPQGPSSTDNPRQPNPDWRYSASLRAGMHSSVHLEEAGILRAGPGGPDQQWPTVSSATPEPEAGEVSPPVGAGVNSNSWTFKYGPGNPKQSGPGELPDKFIIPGSPAIISIRQEPANNQIDKSDFITFGKKEETKKKKKKKKGNKTQEKKEKGNSTTDNSDQ